tgtaatatttactcaggacatgttagtctacaggaccttcatttaaaatttgctttaaaaatatttcatttgaagattataaaatcacatcccTAAAAattccttgcatagatttttagatgcacaatctgagtattcatctttagccttaaatgcttggatcttcagatatagtttttaaaataaatccttcaaaagaccacccttatctaaaatacacatttgcattttaattactatagtactgtagggaggtgccctggctccctgccgtgcctgagagggacaagccagaacaGGTGCCTCTGTAGGCGGAGccaccactgcctgtccccgccccccagaagtcaaggggtgggacaggaagtataaaagcccggcctcagCGCTCAGTTGGCTGCagactgctggagaggacagatgctggtgcctgagctcctgccaggcccagcctgccctgtgctcactacccggaggagctctggcctgagcttccctgtgtCCGGGATCccaaggagctgcctgagcttccctacgcccaatatcctgaggaacccatggtctgggacccgccGGATGACACTGGCAaaggacaggtacctagagagggggagattggaagtggcctgggggaagccgaccccagtctggctccaggggaccctgaaccaatgtcagtgtgttgcgcccaggattccccactgactgcagtgaacccttgccactgctagggccccgagctgggatgcagtggagtgggagggcctgtgtcccccctgccacacttccaagggtggcagattccccctccccctggcctgaggaggcctcttGTGCTGTTTAACTCACTGTTCAGCCCCTGCTTGAGGGTCTGACCCTTACCTgggtttgttgccctgccctgcccaagggcctgggcttatatattGTTGACTTGTTGCTCAGCCcttgctgaaaggcctgagcttgaactgtgtgctgccctgccctgcttaaGGGTCTGGGCTATAGACTTTGTATTCGCTCAGCCCTGCTGGAAGGGCTGAGCTGTGAGCTGCttactgccctgccccacccaagggCTGGGCTTATGTActgtgttgctcagccctgctgaaataTCTGAGCCCAAACTGCTTATAGACTCTGTACTTGCTCAGCCCTTGCTGAAGggccctgagcctgaactgcttgttgccctgcccctgctccagggccgggcttatagagCCTGTGTCAGCttagcccctgctgaagggctagGACTCTGAATTGCTTAGAGACTATtggtttgctcagcccctgctgacgGGTCTGGGCCCTGCACAgactgctgcctgtagggaggcgccctggctccccgccgtgcctaaGAGGGATGAGCCCCAGTACCAGACCCTTACAAGTACAAAAAAACTTGCTtgcaaagtcttcctgtcctttctgtccatctttCTCCCTTCACCCCTCTGTTGAGGAGAGCCCTTAAAAGGATAGCACCCCTTTCTTTCCAGATAGCTGGAACAGaatgagtttccctttctttacttctgactagtTGATGAAgtagttttaagagaaccctcaagcaaaatcagtaccttagtaagatataaaatcctttgttatgcctaaaatctttggaaacatattttaaagttggtgaaactTCATAAACACTTCTAtttattgttatggagatcacacaaagtaaattagtgttccctttttctaaaagcaatgaatattgttatgaacacactaaacctttgtgactgattaatttaaaattatgtcTTTAAAATAatagttaaatatgtagtaatctggaatgattatTTGAaagcttaagagtacatttaaaatataaaatcacctTAGAAATAccaattaagaaaatgtaaaacacagaaaaactgcatcatgtattccataatatttaatattcGGCCAGGGATGGTAATCATAtgattatacagtaactccttgcttaatgttgtagttatgttcttaaaaaatgcgactttaagcaaaacaatgtaaagcgAATCccatttccccataaaaattagTGTAAattggggggttaggttccaggaaaaaaaaattcgcCAGACAAGACATTATATACATGTACAGTAtaaattttttaaacaatttcaaacaaacaatttaatactgtaatcagcaatgatgattgttaagcttggttgaggtggtggagtcagaggtggaagagggtgggttGTCCGGCTGCTCCTCTTCCTGTTCTTCCTTAACTGTCACAACTCGAAAAAACATATCTAGAGATGGTTCTTttgctttccttcttttttcttgGTAAATTTCTTTATAGCAAGTCATTAGATGACCAACTCCCCTAATCACTTTGGAGCTGCGTTCCCTGTCAGGATCGTCATCATTAAGGATCTGCAAGCCAGCTTCAATTATTTGGAAAGCTTCAGAAAGACGTTTGGCAGTCAAATTTCGATGGGTTGGTTCTTCTTTTACTTCTTGAACCTCGTCTTCCATTGCTCTCATCATGTCTAGATGGACCAGATCTTCATTTGTTAGCTCTTCTCCATGTGACTGCAGAAGTTGTGTAATGTTGGCTTCTTCCACCTCAACAAAACCCGCTTTCTTGGCCAAGCCGAGAATATCTTTCTTCATAGCAGAAATAACATCTTTAAATCCTTTCACATCATTGACACATTCAGGCCACAACTTCCCCCACACACCATTCATGCATGCCTGAGTAACTTCAGCCCAGGACTCACTAATGTTATTGATGCACTTGAGGATGTTGTAGTCATGCCAAAATTGCCGAATCGTAGGTTTGCCTTCTCCATCAGTGCCTCTGATGAGCTGGTCGAAAGTACGGCGTAAGTAATACGCCTTAAATGCAGCAATGGCTCCTTGGTCCATGGGCTGGATGAGTGATGTGGTGTTAGGTGGCAGAAAGACAACTTTGACGTTTTCGCACAGGTTGTCCAAGTTGATTGGATGAGCTGGTGCATTATCAATAAGTAATAAAATCTTGAAATCAAGATTTTCATTGGCACAGTATTCCTTCCATGCAGGGATGGCATAAAGAGTCAGCCATTCTGAAAAAATAGCTCCAGTTATCCATGCCTTCTTATTGGATCTCCAAATGACCGGAAGGTCTTCCTTTGAATATCCCTTGAGAGCTCGT
This sequence is a window from Gopherus evgoodei ecotype Sinaloan lineage chromosome 10, rGopEvg1_v1.p, whole genome shotgun sequence. Protein-coding genes within it:
- the LOC115658236 gene encoding tigger transposable element-derived protein 1-like, whose translation is MSQKRRASHSGVPSSSSTTTSKKTRKTISLDTKLDVLRHFDAGKHAVDIGITLGLTPTTVRTIRSNADKIRASARCVTPLSATKISRSRSSWMENMERLLSVWIEDQNQRNIPLSLPVIQAKAKSLYDKLKRDQGEGSQTEMFMASRGWFDRFKRRFHLHNMKMSGEVASADTAAAKKFPEYLKKIIEEGGYSPKQVFNVNETSLYWKRMPERTFISREEKTAPGFKAAKDRLTLLLGGNAAGDMKMKPLTVYQFKTPRALKGYSKEDLPVIWRSNKKAWITGAIFSEWLTLYAIPAWKEYCANENLDFKILLLIDNAPAHPINLDNLCENVKVVFLPPNTTSLIQPMDQGAIAAFKAYYLRRTFDQLIRGTDGEGKPTIRQFWHDYNILKCINNISESWAEVTQACMNGVWGKLWPECVNDVKGFKDVISAMKKDILGLAKKAGFVEVEEANITQLLQSHGEELTNEDLVHLDMMRAMEDEVQEVKEEPTHRNLTAKRLSEAFQIIEAGLQILNDDDPDRERSSKVIRGVGHLMTCYKEIYQEKRRKAKEPSLDMFFRVVTVKEEQEEEQPDNPPSSTSDSTTSTKLNNHHC